GCAATTCAATCCGTTCTGCATGAAAAAGAGGTAATGGTAGCTCTCTAATAGCATCACTATCAGAGAGCGTCCCACAGTCCTCTTCATCCACTTAAGAAATGTTCTTCTGAAATCACTTCCAGGTTCCTCATCATGGTCTCTCTATGAAAAACAATGCATTCTTTACCCTCAGTGCATGCAATAATTTTCAACACAACATCATTATGAAGAGGAAAAAATCCTCTGCTTCAATTTGTAAAAGGGTCAGACGTTTGAGTGTTATTGGCCATTGACAGCTAACATGTACTGAGGGCCCCACAGGAGGACGGCTCAGTGACTAAGTATTGATTTAATTAGTGCAGTGGTTAcagtatatttctctctcacagagGGCACAGGTTTAGTTGTTAAAAAACAACAGTTACTTACAAGGCACAACACTTGGCTTAGGTAAGAGTTACACAGTGTCTGGTGTGATCACCCACTACAGGATACAGCTGGGCAGTGGTCCTTAACAACTCGTAGGTTCTATATGTCTCCGTCATGTCTCACTTGTAATCATTTCTGGTTTGATTGTTGTCTGTAAACAGTTACAGACTCCCAGATACTCTAAAATCTGTACAATAGGTCCAAAATTATCATACAATCCAGAGTCAGATGGTGTGTAAGGTAAGGAACGCCCCCGTAAGATGCCAGAGACATCACTAAACTCTGATATACTCTTAAAACTTCCTCTCTGGCTACAGATAGAAGCACTATTAGCATTCATCTCTTCATTCTAAGATGGCATAGATTTTGCTTTAGGTGCATGGACTGtttcacctaatttatgatgaggtgtgcGCCTCTGTCAGTGCAGAGGATATCATAGACAGGTGTAAAACAGTGGTCTATGATAAATCCCCCCATGGTCTGGCCTCTCTCTATCCATTTCAGCTAGCCACTCCATATCTAGAATTGGTGTAGGTTTTACACCAATATTTCTCATCATGTAGGCAAAAGATAATTAAGTGCTGATGGTCCAGAAAGTCCGATGATCCAGTATATAAACATTGTCAGCAGCTCTCAAAATGTGTCACTCCATGGTCCATCAGGTGCACAGCATGCCACAACGCCTTTTGTCCATCGTAGGAGTCAGGGGCTCATTCCAAATCGACGACCTTCAGGAAAAAGTAAAGAACTTAAAAATCTTATTATGACTACGGTCTCTCTTCTGCTGAGGTGCAGTATAATGCAGaaagtgatgtcacggtacatgGATaaagaacacagtgatgtcacggtacatcAAGCAGTTACAGGGGTTGTGCTAAGGTCTGAACTTATCTCATGTCCACCAAAAAGGAGCAAAGTATTTCATTAGAGGGGGGTTTGACTGCCAGGAGCTCCACCAGTCAGGAAAATGGTAGTCCCATAGGGAATTAAAGTGGCATTGGTGGGCATGCCCCTCATTAATTCGGAGGCATGAGGCCCCTATTATCGTGATAGGTGCTGCTCTCACTggttgaacccccaccgatcagatacctgTGAATAGCGGATAAGTTCAGTCTTGGCACACCACTTTTGAATTGTAGCATCAGGAGAATGTACACAGTGTTGTCACTGTAAGGTGGGTGGGAAGTAAGTCCCACCTTATAGAGAGGACAAATGTTGGAAATATgtgctgtttgttttgttttgtattgTAACATGGGCAATGGGTGGCAGTCATTGTGGCAGGTTTATAAGGAGCTGGCAGGAGCCTGCAGCTCAGATGGATAATTAGCTAATGTTGGGTATGGATTTTTAGGGGTGTAGTGGTGGCTGATGTGTGACCTGCAGGTAAATGAAGCTGAGCCCAACTGTTTGAAAAAGTTTGAAGTAGCCTGCAGAATAAATCCTTGGCACAAAGAGAGATAAATGAGCAAGGAATTTTGACTGTGTGGAGAGAATCCCCCATAAAACGACCGCCCGCCAGGTTATTACATTGTAATTATGGCCAGGCAGCATGCTCTGGGTGGAATTGAGTCAAAGAACTATTGCCATTTTGGCTGAACTCTTTCCCTAATTGAGTTACCAGCATGAACCCTTGTGTCACCTCTGTATTTTTGGTGTTCCTCCTCTCGGTGTGTGgacttcaccttacatcacagtaTAGGAGTAATGCACAAAGtgatataacagtacatggataatgctcacagtgatgtcacaataataGGAGAATGGTCACAGAGATTTTATAGCAGAAGGATAATGTACACCATGATATTGTAGGACAGAAATGATGTAGATAAGAAAAGGTCACCGTATACAGTATGAGAGGAAAAAACATATAATGATGTCACATGCCGGTATAATGAGCCCCTGACATCAGAAGAGAAACATAGAGCAAAATCTAATGGTGCAGAGAAGGGATAATGCAGACAGCGGAGATAACCATGGGGCTCCATAGCCAAATTTAGAATGAAACTACAGTACTTTTTCTATTGCCCATAGGTATCACTAGATAatccgttttttctttctttgtttttacAGTCAGTCAATGGGGAACATAAACCATTGAATAGGTAAGTACTGTAGCTGCAGACATCTGAGGTCTACGCTCGGCAGCAGACACACCGCGCGCTTACCTCTAACCGAATGTGAACGGCACCTTTGCTGCACTCTCATACAGAGACATATTCATCGATTATATGTATatttgtatatacagggtggcccacgaaaaagtagacgTCTCCaaaatctccaaatcaaactgacTAATATTAAATCTGCCTTAGTTgttcatagtaaccaatcagagctcagctttcatttctaagacagatttactattaggcagtttgatttgtaGATATTGGAGGCGGCTACTTTTGTTTGGGCCACCCTATACGTATATGCACTCACACATATAGATATACACATAAATGTACAGATAAAGtaatatacaaataaaaaatacttaaagggcttttccaggaGTAGATGATTTGTAGGTCATCCATATCTATTTtttggggtccgactcccagcaccccctcttgatcagctgtttgaagaggtcgcgGTGTGAGCGCTGTGGCTTCTTCCTCGACCAGTGACATCATCTTTCTTGATCACATGACCTATCTGCAGCTTAGTCCTAGTTCCTATAAATGGGCCTGGGCTGAAATACTGAGCACAGCCGCTAAAAAATGTGCAACGCTGTGCTTGGTGTGCTATGAGAAAGATGCATTGCTCACCGGAGAGCCGCAAACGCTTCAAGAAGCTGTGGGTtattcgggtgtcggaccccaaaaatctgatgatgatgatgaactaTGCTGTGGATACATCATCAATATTTTACAACCCAAAAACCCCTATAattatctgtctgtctatatgtgtgtgtgcTAATGGCTTCCATAACACTTACAGTACTAGATGGAAGGTAGAAGCATTACTGCAACAAAAATTATATGATTTCATGTTACAtctaccccccacccccccagcctctcaactGCTCCCCCTTTGGACTTTTTTGGCATACAGTTCATAAAGGCAACTTGTCATTCTACCCAATGACAGCAAGGACAGGCAGAAATAGTGGGATAAATGTCCTGCCCCATGTCAGTGTATAAAGGACTGATACAAGCGCTCATTACCTGAACCATCCATCATCAGTTCATCCGTTATTTCAAACATAAAATTGCTCGGTATCTGGTTCAGAAAGCTGTCATACCCAAAAGtagccataaataaataaatgtatcatCTTCATACTAGGACTAGGCGCTCTCATTCTGGCTTTTGTTGCTCGTCTAATGGATCGTCTTCTAGACGCTCTCCTTCTGTCTGTAGCACCTTCTCCTTCAGTCGTTGGTCTTCTGATGCCAGAAGTTCCATTGTGTCACAATAAATGTTGGCTAGGagtccattgtgacatcactgactGAAGCTTGTAGGTGGACAAGCTAGATATAGTCATGTGACTGCCTGGAAAGGGGCGGAGCTTATAGACCCTGGGCTAGTGAGCAAGGTTTGATATATATAAAGGGGTtgggtcacttcagcaaatggcacttatcatgtagagaaagataatacaaggctgttactaatgtattgtgattatccatattgcctcctttgcaggcttgattcatttttccatcacattatacactgctcgtttccatggttacgaccaccatgcaatccTTCAGTGAGCGCGGtagttgcacactgtaggaaaaagtgccagtctctctggtggccgggaccgtgggagctcacatagcctggtgcttttttctatagtgtgcaagcacggctatcgctgatggattgcagggtgttcgtaaccatggaaacgaataGCATATAATGTAATAGTAAAGTGTGAACGCATTTCCCCTGAGGAGGATGGCAACCCCGGCCGACTTGCAGTCGCCACCACCGGACCAGTAGGAGGGGCCGTGGGACCACTCCCTGGCCAGATGGTTGTATGACCTAGAGGGGGGCAAAGTACACTCCTGCAACATAAACACGTCGGCGACCTGTGAAGTAAGAAAGGTTAGTACCGTCTGACGTCTGAACCTGTCCCTGATGCTCCTAACATTAATGGAAAAAAGGTTAAAATTTGCCATCATGTTAGGGAAAGAAAAAGGTTAGCGGAAACGATACATCTTAGTTACCACCCCGGTCGTCCGGCGGTTTCTCTATTTCTTGTCCGCTGTCTGTGGGTTGCCCCTGCAACAGCGCAAAGTTGGCTACGATCTCCTCTAGGGTTATCTGTAGCCGTATCGGGTCGGCGGTTGCTCCGTTGGCCACTATTTCCTCCACCTCGGTCTCATCGAGGCTAACAGGGGGGTGAAGGATTTGCTGTTGGGGGTCCTCGTTAGTGGCCACGGTTCTTCCGTCTGCTGTTCTGTTTCCTCTTTGTTGGATGAGGCCCCTTCCTCTACCACAACCATCTTCTTTTTGGAATGGTCAGCGATGGGGCTGTCCCTCCCCTTCCTCTTTCCTTTCCTGACCTCTGGGGAGTCAAGAGGGGGAAAATCCTCCAAAGAGAGGgctgcagcagctggagggggGGTTAGTGCTGCTGCAGTGGTGACAATGGGGCGGGTTGGGCTTGGGGCGGTGGAGGGTATCACTGAGGTAATGGGCAGTTGGATCAGGGAATCCTCAGTGGTGGTGACGACGGggcgggaggggggggcgggagagggggggggacggAAGCATGGCCTAGGGCAGGTGTCTGCTTACCCTCCTTCTTTTTGGATTCCTTCGCTTTGAGTCTTGTTGCTGCCGGAGGTGCGGTTGCGGTGGGGTTCCCGCTGTCCGGTGCTCTGGCTGCGACCGCTGCCCAGGTGCGTTCTCTTTGTGGGCAGTCCTTGTAGATGTGCGAAGCCAATCCGCACAGGTTGCAAGCCGTCCTCTTAGGGCAGTCCCAGGTTTCGTGCCCTGTCACTCGACAGATCCAGCAGGCCACTTCCTTGCAGTCGCTCAGCCTGTGCCCCTTCTTGCCACATTTCCTGCAGGTCTGCGGCATGTCGGAGTAGTAGACGAGCGCTTGGGAGTTGCCCAGCGAGAAGGTCGGGGGCAGGTGTTGCACGCCATCTGGGTCTGTGGAGTCCCTGTTCAGGCGGACGATGACTGACCACTTGCCGGTCCAGAAGCCGTTTCCGTCCAGGATGTGGGTGGGGTCCCTCATCACGGTACAGAAGCGCTTCAGGTAGGTGACGATATCCTTGCCTGGGATGTGTGGGTTCCGCATGGCGACGGTCACTCTCCTTTCTTCTCTCTGGACTGGGCAGCTGCCCACAAAGCGTCGAAAGGGGGAGTCCGGCTGTGCAGCTTTCACCATCTCCCAGTACCTCTTGCAGATGGTCACGGAAGCGAAGGTTATCCAGAAAATCCCAGCAAAGAGGGAGTGGATGCTCGTCACTTCCGGCTTGGCAAATCCCTGCTCCAGGACCATCTTCTTGCCGAACACATCCTGGCTCATGTCCGGTGCCCTCCCGTCCACTTCCTTTAGCTTCAGGACGACCGTCTGCCTCATCCAGGGCTCCAAGGGAGGGGAGCCGGGACCGGGCTTCTGGCCGTCCTGTTGCTTCGGGGGGGCGGGTGCCACCGGGTCTGCAGCCGATGAAGTGGAGGCTGAAGGGTCCTGGAGGGCCTCTGCCGTGGCCTTCCTTCCTTCTGCGGTCTTCTTCGTCTTCTTCTTGGGAGGCTTGGAGGTTGAGGTAGAGGCCATGGCTTCTTCCTTCTTCCTGCCTTCCTCTCCCTGGAAAGTCTGCTGGGCGGAGCTTCTTCCGGGGAAGGGCGGAGCTTCTTCCAGGGAAGGGCGGTGCTTCTTCCGGGGAAGGGCTTCGCCGAGCCTCTTTTCCTCGTCGGGGCCCCCCGAGGCCGGAGTCTTCAGGCACtcccacatacacagactgtcatacatgcaggcactctcacatacatacactgtcatacatgccggcattttcacatacacacactgtcatacatgtaggcactctaacatacacacactgtcatacatgcaggcactctcacatacacagactgtcatacattcaggcactctcacatacacacactgtcatacattcaggcactctcatatacacacactgtcatacatacaggcacactcatatacacacactgtcatacatacaggcacactcacatacacacactgtcatacatacaggcacactcacatacacagactgtcaaacattcaggcactctcacatacacacactgtcatacattcagGCACTCCCACATACACAGACtaccatacatgcaggcactctcacatacacacactgtcatacatgcaggcactctcacatatacacactgtcatacatgcagacactctcacatacacagactgtcatacattcaggcactcccacatacacacacagtctgTCATTTattcaggcactctcacatacacacactgtcatacatacaggtactctctcatacacacactgtcatacatgcaggcactctcacatacacagactatcatacatgcaggcactctcacatacacagacatacatgcaggcactctcaaatacacacactgtcatacatgtgtagtgtcccactaggtaggggtgggcactacacaagggtcatgtgttactcctactcctaaggaACAGTGATGTTATATTTAACCatgcattttactgtattttctgtgtgcttttgtatgcaatttttcccctgtgtcatgcatagcaggcctatgagggtgtagttaggcatcctagacactagagggcgatagagagcccctagtataaatgttcaggcccagacagggaggggtcagaagtctgtagtcaggagtctgtggacacagaagtgagagggcatcttagccagagatatgctgagcgcctcctcctgacatgcagctagatagtcctggctgctagctgctaccaggaggctagtgaagaactctagcctgcctgttgataaagtgagccacagttagctcagaagattaccccaagagaagagatgtacctcctgggaaAAAACCTGCAGCCAGCTGCATACTAAGCAAGGacaatacaaccagctcagataagtaagctgatgggcagaggtactataaaatagaaggaagggtcaatacgggaggaagattattttaccaaggattaaagccagcatttaggcatccgggccttgggatacagccagacagaatagctgtggagatagtgcagcctggactgtgaagaattaattgtataccctccaagtatcttgcaagattatacctgccattattgaatgtaagcctgcttgtggaacatatgctaaaagggactgcatcattaccaactgtatgtacaaagtttggactgttttaagtaaagcaacgtttggttcatcataccatctgtgtaccattactgctcctataaatcggtgtgccaccattacaggcactggcgtcacgatccttaaagggaccttgccccaggcactcaaaatacctgtaaaatccagggcacctcatccaccatcaggcctggtccctacatacagagtgtgccccagaggaacttgtgtctacctctccttcactgccgcatgcctgcccagggttctccaatacagtgagtaaccctcgattgcccataaccgtgacctcactatcgcaataccctgcaggtctggcgtgctgcacatgcagacactctcacatacacagactgtcatacatgcaggcactctcacatacacagactgtcatacatgcagggcctctcacatacacagactatcatacatacaggcactctcacatacacagacgatcatacattcaggcactctcacatTCACAGACGATCATAcattcaggcactctcacatacacacactgtcatacatgcagggcaggcactctcacatacacagactgtcatacatgcaggcactctcacatacacacactgtcatacatgcaggaccTCTCACATACAAACACTGTCATAcattcaggcactctcacatacacacactatcatacattcaggcactactacatacacacacagtctgtcatacatgcagacactctcacatacagagactgtcatacattcaggcactctcacatacacagactgtcatacattcaggcactctcacatacacagactatcatacatgcaggcactctcacatacacagactatcatacattcaggcactctcacatacacacactgtcatacatgcagggcctctcacatacacacactgtcatacattcaggcactctcacatacacacactgtcatacatgcaggcactctcacatacacacactgtcatacatgcagggcaGGCACTCTTTTacactacattatatatagatcccttcCTCACCTCCTGGCTCTGTATTGCTGGTTCTTGTGTCCTCAGCCACGCTCCTCTCAGTAGCAGGGCTCGGTCTACATGAGCTGGCTCATTGGAGGAGATGCTGTCAGTGCTGT
This window of the Bufo bufo chromosome 6, aBufBuf1.1, whole genome shotgun sequence genome carries:
- the LOC121005582 gene encoding zinc finger CCHC domain-containing protein 3-like, which translates into the protein MYDSLCMWECLKTPASGGPDEEKRLGEALPRKKHRPSLEEAPPFPGRSSAQQTFQGEEGRKKEEAMASTSTSKPPKKKTKKTAEGRKATAEALQDPSASTSSAADPVAPAPPKQQDGQKPGPGSPPLEPWMRQTVVLKLKEVDGRAPDMSQDVFGKKMVLEQGFAKPEVTSIHSLFAGIFWITFASVTICKRYWEMVKAAQPDSPFRRFVGSCPVQREERRVTVAMRNPHIPGKDIVTYLKRFCTVMRDPTHILDGNGFWTGKWSVIVRLNRDSTDPDGVQHLPPTFSLGNSQALVYYSDMPQTCRKCGKKGHRLSDCKEVACWICRVTGHETWDCPKRTACNLCGLASHIYKDCPQRERTWAAVAARAPDSGNPTATAPPAATRLKAKESKKKEANIYCDTMELLASEDQRLKEKVLQTEGERLEDDPLDEQQKPE